TATAATATGACAATGGAACATTGCAGGAACGATTAACCTGATCAAATCTACTTACTGTACAGAGGGAGAGTCCATTACAGtaaatgcatatactgtatatggaaGATgcacagtgagcagcatttctgtttatatttttgtgaagTAAAAATATAACAGTAAAACTACAGTAAAACAGCACATCAATAGGAACATGGTTTTATACCAATCTGGCTGCACTGAAGGCAAATgtgttaaaggaaaaaaaaacagatgaatagaaaacatacattacattcagGGAAGATGCTGTGCTGTCTCTGCATACTGCAGTCAGATTGACTGTAATGTTAACAGGGCACACATAGAGGGTTGGGGTGCAGTGGAGCTGTTTGATAATTAAACTTAAACAAGGGCAAACATTTGCCTATAAGaaagtacaaaaacattttttagaaaCCCTTGGCCTCTCCTCAGACTGCTGAACAGGCTTGTACTGTAAATAAGCGATTACAAACAGTACATGCTCCTATCGGAAACAACATAGTTTGCTCTTTATCCTTTAAGAGAGGAAAGGATGGGAGAGAGTGGGCGATGCAGGGGTGAAGCTAGAGCACCAGGTGTCCCAGGACAGCACAGGTAGTACCCACCCTGCACTACGCACCGCCGGCAGAACCTGCTGATGACATCTTTCCCATCATTCCACATTGTTTAGGAGCAGAATACAAGGACAACCCCTCCAGGAAGCACTACCAGGACAAGGGGTGGACAGCCAGAGTGCAATACTGACAACAAACCAACAGCTTGCTTCCACCAATcaacatcaagaaaaaaagacaaagacctCTGTCATCCAGGTCAcgcaggtcagaggtcatgtgtGTCCTTGGCACAGCCCAGAAATTCCTTCAGATgttgaaacatttgttttgcataGAAGGGAATTAGCTTGCTGCAGAGATTTGTCTGCTCCCCTTGACTACACCAGGTGCATGGGCGTGGCCTGCAGTGCTGACCTGTTTGCTATTGGCTGTCCTTGATGTGCAGAGTGTAAAAGGCCCAGGGCTCGGGCACGTAGATGACGCCCGGGTACTTCTTGCGCAGGACCTCGTCGTGCCACAGGCAGCCCACCCAGACGGCCACCAGTCCCAGGGTGAGGGAAAAGCTgtagaggaggaagaggccgtTGCTGTCGGGGACAAAGCCCTTGCGCCGCTGATGTATCACGGTGGCCATCATGGCAAAGAAGGTGAAGATGAAGAGGATGAAGATCTGGCCCTCTGTCACCAGGTACCTAAGCAGAGCAGAGAAAGGAGACTCAGAGGCCTGCGGTCGCTCAGacatacaaagacacacagacacacaaaggtACATACCGTATGACTGAGCTCACCAGCTTTTCTTAATGATCTTCCAGTTGATTTttgtaagcctaaggtttggcacaactctggtccttatgctaAAATGTCATTGACAGACTCCAAAGGCTATCagaagcctagaatcaagacaaGATACTGAAAGAACTCTTATACTTGCAGTAAAGAAGCaagtgaacacacctgactaattcgaaacacctgtgaagccatttgtcccattATGGCAAACTGAGATGGAGATGGGGGGGCTATGTGTTAGAAGTGCTGttatttatacatggtgaaagCGACATgcattaaaataccctttactAAACGCTGAGATTGTGCAATTGAACCACATACAAATTGTTGGATTCAAAATCTAAGTTCATCAAGTACCAAGCCAAATCAAGTAAAAATACGgctttgtcctaaacattattgagctcactgtatataagatatatttaatacaataaTGATCTGGCAATGATGACCATTAGCAAtcatatacaaaacaaacaaaaagagaactcattctgtgaggtcacaaacaaaaaaacttatttcAATGTTAATGTCAATAATCCGATGACAGCCAACCACGTTTATGCGAGATGACATAAGCTATTAGTCACTTCTTGTTAAATGAAGCCCTAATTGCGAAAGCCAGGGAGAGTAACACAGTGCGTGAGGATCAAATTAGTCTCATACCCTCTCTTATTGCCTATAAATAATTCTACTGCAACAGGCTGGCCAGGTGAGGTTGAGCAGTGCCGTCCTAAATTACGGTAGGGGTACAGTGAAATCGGAATGCCCAGGCACACAGGCGTCACACGCTGATTGTCTTCACTTTGATGGGAGCTTAACGCATCACCTCGCATTACAAGCCCCGGCATCAGCTGCAACACCTGCGACAGTGGCACCTCTGGGTCACGCGCAGAGCCCAGGGAGGAAGTGAGAAAGGGGACTGACCAATAGTAAAGGCCGCTGGGGCCCAGCAGCAGCCAGGCAGAGAGGGGCATCGTGTTCTCTTCCCGGACTTGAGTGAAGCAGCCAGTGAAGTACAGGAAGAAGATGAGGAAGAAGGGAACATACCTGGAGAATTCAGCAACAGTGGATGTTGTTATTAACACAAAGAGGTTTTTAACACAGATTTTCTACCAATTGgttaaatgtgtgtgaaatggcTTGGCTGTGCATCCAGTAAAAACAGAGACCCTTAGGGTGATGAAGACTAGGTTTTATCACAGCACTGGTCTGCCTCTTCACAGCAGGAATAACAATCCTAGATTAGATGAATGACCTGTTCTTATCAAACATTCTTATGTCCAGCCTACACTCTAATCAAAtgactgcagtgtacagtattcCTTCACTTTCTTTggtgcaattacatttttttccagagagaCTGTATGAGTGTCACATGTGTTAATTGTGTAACACCAGAATAAAGAAGTAAAAACATTGCAGTGGTGCCTACCACATTAAGTGGCCCAGGTTTTCATCGTAATAATACAAAAGTTCGAAGGAATCAATCTGTGGGAAAGAGAAGAATGTCAGGTGATCGATCACTTTAATCATGTGATCCATTTACTCCTTCCTCATGCTTCATGGACTGCCAACAGAAACTGAACTGGGGAAAGGCTGGCCAATAAATCATGGACTCAGGTCCACTAGGCACTTGGGTCTGACTGGCACGCGTTTCCTTTCTGCAAACTGACCCGGAGAAACACCTTGACTGTATAAGTTGGCCTAATTTCACTTGCATACTACACATTCATACAATTTCACTTCAGATTGAAATGTAATAAACCTGCAATCTATTCCATACCAATGTGTGACACTCCCAAAAAGCTGACCTCTgcaaaacaacattattttcttAAGACTTAATTTGGTGTCTTGTCCCCACAATGACACATATTCACCTATATACCATGCAGTGTAAAGCGGAAAAATGTAGCGCAAAGTGATTAATGgctaaaataatttcactgaaGGTAAAAAGGCAGAAGCAACTGAAGGCAGGTGGAATTACATTATAATCATGATAGGAAACACAATTTTAGTGGAAACACTAACAGCGGCGCTGTGAGTCAGTGTGAgcatgaggaaggaggaagcACTCCTGGTGTGTTGCTATGccttacaggcatttagcagacactcctaTAAAGACTGACGTACAATGCAAACCAAAGtgcaaaggtcaggggtcaagtaCATGGAGTCAGTGCAGTACTTCCTCAGAGGTGGAAAATAGTGCCGAGAGACACTGAGTTCAGGAAGTGAAGCTTTGATTGCCTACTTGTCAACTACCCAACTGAACATTAAACTTACTTATACAAAGTTAAACGAACAAGAACAGATACTGTGCTGATACAAGAATCAACACAGAACATATTTGAAATGAGCCTAATCTGCACTGTATTTACCAGCTTAATAATGACTCACGTCCAGTGACAGTGTGCCTTTCACagctgtgcatgtctgtatggaaCCACCGTAGAATCAGAAGGCTAAAAACTGGGAGGTTTTAGAATGGCTGACCCACACAGGCTACATTGTGAGAAGTAAAAGGTTGAAATGGCAGCGGGGCCACCAGGTACCAGGGACGCAGGCTTTAGATCCTTGATGATGGGGTTCTCCCTGACGGACAGGTGCAACTGATAGCCACTCAGGATCAGACGATGGTTGATGGAGTCGCCAACCAGGTGGATGCTGGCGCCCATGACGAATGTGACGATGCAGAGGTACACCGCAGAGCGGGGAAGGGTCTTTGGGCTGCGCTCAATcagctgcacagagacagaaacacacacacacatacacacacacacacacaaacgcaccacacatgaacatgcacacacacacgcacgcgcacatgcacgcatgcataccACATATGCACGCACGTACATCCGCACACATCCACGATGATACTTTTCTTCAAACAATTAGCTGAGAGGCTGAGAATGATCTGTTCCCCCATATGTCAGTAGACAAATTCCTTGCCTTCtaactaataaaaacaaagcctTCCATTAAACTACTGGCTGAAAGGGATTATACTTGGAAGGTCAGCCATGAATAATGAGAGATGGAAAGGCCACTTCTCCATTCCACACACCCGTTTGGCCTTTAGTGTTGATGGGCATGCATAACTGCAAACAGAATGGCCTCCTTGATGTGCATTAGTCCATTCTGGGGCACCACAATTCACAGCCACATTTGCTCAGGGGCTTGAATCACCTGTGgagcttctgctgctgcaggtcaaTAAACACGTAATCGCAGACAAATGTTAACGGTTCAAACAAGAAAATTACACACTCATTGTACCTCTACTCATTGTGGGGTTTATGAAAATTCATTCTCTCTTTGCAAGGTACAGCAGGTCCAGTCCAGCCAAATCATTTGGTCTAAAGAATGTAGAGCCAGCAGACAGAATTCCCTGTGtttacacacactgctacatGGTGGCCGCAATCACCTTGAGTAGCAGTAAAGGTGTGATGACGTTGTAGGCCATGTGGAAGTAATCTCCAGCACTTGGTTTGTTGAGGGGGAACCACTCCAAAGGTAGAATGATCTGCAAGTGCACAGAGGAAGGAAAATATCTGAGATTCAGTTACGTGACTGTTTAACAATTTATTTGCCATTGCCTTATAATGATTGGAAAAACATGGACTCAAGTTCCAACTGAAAATTCACTGCACTGCTCCTCCCACCCTTTAATTCAGTGCCAAACCTCCTTATCCACAGATTTCTACTCACCATGGCAATTGGCCTCCCGAAGTCCAGGACCCAGTTCTGCAGGGTGAAGTAGAACCACAGGTCCAGATGGAACTGTGGCTTCTTCGGAGAGGATTCTGTATCCCTTGACCCATGTCTGCTGTAATGAGAAACTCACAGATGTCTTTCTAATTTTACTAATCATTTTTGCATATGATCCCTAAAGTACTGCATTATCAGCAGCATAGTTTCTGTGCCGTTTGCTTTGTAGCACGATACAGTAAACTCACAACCTTTTACAAAAGAGTGCATATAAACTACAAAAGACCTGAAAAGGGGGGCAGGCTTAAATAAGCAAAGTATAAGCCATAACTGAGAAAGCAAAGGTCCAAACAGTGAATGATACGAgtgcaataacaaaaacataacaaTGTTGTCACGGGAGTGGAACTCAGTTTTGCCTCGCTATTGCTCTCTTGGCTAACATCAAAGCACGACCACGTGAACATTCAGTTCACACCTGTTTCAAAATGGCCCCCTCAAACACAAGACTGAATTCACTATTCAGGGCCCATGATTCATCAGTTTAGATTGGGCAGGGATCCTTCGGTGTAAAATAAGCACCTGTGCGCAGCAGGGGCATGGTGAGGTCAGAGAGGAGGGCCGAAATGTGCCATAAATAGAGGCCTTTCCTGCCAGCGCACCACGATATCTGCCGCGGATTACACACTGTCCTCGCCTCCCTAGGCCATCTGCTCACCCTTTACCCATGTGCTTCCTTACTCATGTGCATGGTGGGCATGAGAACCAGTTCAAATGCCAAACGTAAAAAAGAGCTTATTTTACCAGGCAATCTCTCACTGAGATTTAATATCTACACCCTGTCGACTCCTGTTTATAGCTAGAGATCCATGACTGGCCAGTTTTGGACAGTTCCCCATCTCTGGCACAGCTTGATGTGCTGCCATCCAAATGGCACAGAGCTATCCTATCTGACAGGGAGGGAAAGGATGCAAACCGTTAGCATACCCTTTGACTGACAGCTGGGTTGCTTCCACGATTCCCCTCCACAAAGCAAACCGTGAAAACGAACAACTCTCAAAGACCTGCAGTGAGAGCTCCAATCCAATCAGCTTTAAACACTTGATTTTCTGACCGACCGCATTTTTCCCCGGGACCTGCAGGAAAGGTGGTCCTGAGCCTGCAAGCAGTGTCAGAACAGAGTGGGGCATCATCTTCTCTGTACTGCTTCCAGGTAGCTGGTGCCGTGAGCGCATATGTGAATGCAACGCTCTGGGGCTCTAACCCCATTGGCCCTCAAGGAGGAAAAGATGATTCCAGTTGCTGGTGATCTTAATGAGCCACCATTCGCTAGCAGCAGACTCAACTACAGCTAACATAAAATAGTTAAAGATCTCGTTTATTTGATGTGAATGGGCAAACTGTAATGTTTCTATGAAAAAAAGTTCATTAAACTGTGAAACTGATGCCAATACATTTGACATTTACAAGACAGATATCTCACACTGAATATTCAATATGATAAACGTGGAAAATTGTTGGCTGCCAAAAATTAATCCAGGGCTCCAATGTACCGAGGACTAAGTTTCACTGGACACGCTAGGGGGCTATTCGAGAAAAATTCTGAATATACTCAGTAATTTCCTAATGGCATTTAATCATATGcgcacaaataaaaataacacaaaatatatactGCAGTTCTCAGGAATACTGTAATGCATgcgaataaaataaatacttgaaGGGAAACAACTTTAGTAAACAGATTTTTatagtttgttttttatggCTGAGCAAATAATGAAAAGCTAAACAACCTTCGTCGAGACCGAACGTTCAGTATTTTATAAATCGCGCCTTCATACAAATAGTCAGATGACCATCCATTCTAGAGCATCGTTCATAACTTCagacattgttaaatgtgtcTATCTTTAGCTCTATGTTATATGGAAATACTTTAAACATGCGAGTTAATACAGGTCAATTTCTTCAAACCTAGTGTGAAAGGTGGATGGCTGCAAGGCAGAACTCTGCCGCTTCCGCACTGTAGCTTGCATTTTCTCCCTCCAGACAGTCGCAAGATGAAGATTCTCTCCGGTTGGtaacttcctcctcctccccctcagttTACGCCGCCGTCCCTGGACTGTCTCAGTCCAGCCTTAAACCTTAATGAGCACATGAAGCCAGTAAATCCAGACCGCCAATTTATCGTCCcttaaaaaacgaaaaacaaagtAGCTGCAGTTTGCAGAAACTGGAAAAGTGGTTAACGATTTCTTAAAGCGGTAAACGCAGTTCCGATCCCAATTCTCCCGCAGTACCATTGATCACAGTTACTACAAAGTAGCGCATATCAGTGCACAACAACGGGTTTACAGATTGACACGCCTGGCAAAAGGATGTAACATTAGAAACTGCTTCTCTTACACCTCACTATAGCTTTTAAATACAGGCTCCGATACGTGATCGGATAATCCTCTTCTCAATATTAACACGCATCAGAGAGTAGTGGCACGGTAAACATAACGGTAAATAGCAGTTTATCGTTACTGAAGCAACCTCTGTCAcggatatatatacatatcaacAGCTCACTGCGTTTGTGGAATTAATGTCGCCAATTGTCCTTAAAAAGCCTGCAGCACGGTGAAGTTCGGTTGTAAGGACAGCCAAATTGTGACCACGTAGCTATC
Above is a genomic segment from Anguilla rostrata isolate EN2019 chromosome 16, ASM1855537v3, whole genome shotgun sequence containing:
- the cln6b gene encoding ceroid-lipofuscinosis neuronal protein 6 homolog isoform X2, which encodes MQATVRKRQSSALQPSTFHTRHGSRDTESSPKKPQFHLDLWFYFTLQNWVLDFGRPIAMIILPLEWFPLNKPSAGDYFHMAYNVITPLLLLKLIERSPKTLPRSAVYLCIVTFVMGASIHLVGDSINHRLILSGYQLHLSVRENPIIKDLKPASLIDSFELLYYYDENLGHLMWYVPFFLIFFLYFTGCFTQVREENTMPLSAWLLLGPSGLYYWYLVTEGQIFILFIFTFFAMMATVIHQRRKGFVPDSNGLFLLYSFSLTLGLVAVWVGCLWHDEVLRKKYPGVIYVPEPWAFYTLHIKDSQ
- the cln6b gene encoding ceroid-lipofuscinosis neuronal protein 6 homolog isoform X1; protein product: MQATVRKRQSSALQPSTFHTSRHGSRDTESSPKKPQFHLDLWFYFTLQNWVLDFGRPIAMIILPLEWFPLNKPSAGDYFHMAYNVITPLLLLKLIERSPKTLPRSAVYLCIVTFVMGASIHLVGDSINHRLILSGYQLHLSVRENPIIKDLKPASLIDSFELLYYYDENLGHLMWYVPFFLIFFLYFTGCFTQVREENTMPLSAWLLLGPSGLYYWYLVTEGQIFILFIFTFFAMMATVIHQRRKGFVPDSNGLFLLYSFSLTLGLVAVWVGCLWHDEVLRKKYPGVIYVPEPWAFYTLHIKDSQ